The DNA segment GCCTCGACTGCCTCGTGGAAAACGTCCCCACTCTTCAAGCTCAGTTCGAGTGCCTTGGGGTATTCGCCACCGTTGAAGGCTCCTTGGGCTTCCCGCAGGAAATCCTCTGCCTCTTGGATCGTGATTGGGAAACCGTCCATCTTCTTCTTCGCGGTCGCGATAGCCTTTCTGGCCATGTCTTGCTGGAGGCCGATTCTCTCAACCTCGCTCTCACTCTTCATCGCGAGTTCGATGGACTCCTTGTACTTCCCGTCCCTGAAGTGGTTCTTGGCCTTCGCAATCAGCTCCTCTGCGGATTTTGTGTTCACACCTTCCTGCTTGGACTTCTTGATGACCTCGATGAACGAATTTATCATATCAGTGATATACGTGTCCCTCTCGAGCTGCAAGGTTCTGAGGCACTCCTCTGCAGACTCCAGCGCGTCCTCGTATCGCCCCGTCTCAATGCCCCTTTCCGCTCTTTCGAGCAGTCTCATGGATTCCGGGGACTCGACGTTCATGCTCTGAATCACCTGGAGGGCGGTTCTCGCCTCCTTGACCTTCTCGGCGGCCTCATCGAGCTTCCCGCGCATGTCTGACAGGGCATCTCTTGCCTGAGCTGTCAGTTTCGCTGACGCCTCGTAGTCGCCCTCGTCAAGGAGCTTCCTGGCTTCTGTGAGGTCGTCGTCCACCGCCTCCGTAAGAATGCCCATCTCGCGGGACTCCGTTGAGATTGATTGTGATGATGTGATAGTGTCGAGTATGCCATCCCTGAGAAGCTCCTCCACGCCGGACAAGCTCTTCTTCGCCAGTTCAAGGGCCGCTTCGTACCTTTTCTCCTTTATCGCATCCTTTGCCTCTTCTACGACCCCGTTCATCCCGGCGATGTCGATTTCCAACCCCTGAGCGAGCTCGATTCTCTCATTGACGGCAGCGATCTTCTCCGTGGATGAGTACAGGACCATGAGCTTCTCGGCTTCCTTCCTGCTCCTGGTAGCGAGGTCGAGGGCCTTTTCGTAGTCATGACTCTCAAACGCCTTCTTCGACGCGAGAAGGATCCTGAGTGCCTTCGAGACATCCATCCTCTTCTTTCTGGCCTCACCGACGAGTGCGGCTGAGGAGGATATCGCGTTGTACGTCTCCTTGTGGTCCTTGAGAAGCACGTCCACGGTCCGATTGCAGTCCACGAGCAGGCCCAAAGCATCGGAGTAGTCCTCCGTCCCCATAGCGATTTTCGCCTTCTTCAGGAGGCTCCTCATCTCTTCTATGCTGACACCTGCCTTTCTCGCCTCCACGACCTTCTCCTTGACGTATGAAAAGGCGGAGTCCGTCAGCCCCGAAACCTCGGAAGCGACATCCTCCGTCACCTTCACGAGCTCGTTGAACTTGCCTTCCTGGATCGATTGCCTGACGCTCTCAAGTCTCGTCTCGAGCTCGTCAGTGGTCTCACCCATCACCTTTCCGATCTCGATCCCGGCCTCGAGGCTCTGGAGGAGACCAGTCCCCTTCTCCTTGAACTTCTCTTCGAGGAGGTCGCGGGCACCAGTCACGAGCTCGGTGGCCTTCGAGAAGTTCTTTATCGCGAGCGCACTCTCCGCCTTGTCCAGCAGCTTCCTGGCCGAGACCGCCTCCTTGCCGATTGAATCCACGGACGCACTAAGGCTCTCTATGGTATCCACGAGGTGTTCATCGACCTTCCCATCGGTGACTTCCCTGCACTCGGTTGCCAGCCCTATCGCCTTGAGGTAGTCCTTGGACTTCGTCAGGACGACGCACTCTTCGAGGATGATGTCCGCTTTGCTGAGGTCAGCGCCAATCTGCTCTCCGAGAGTGAGTCCAAGCTCGGCGGACTCGATCAGCTCCATGGTCCTCTCGTACTGCGCCTTCTCCAGCTCGTCCTTGCTCTCCTCCATGTGTTTCGCCACGCGCCCGAAGCTCCTCGTCTTGAGCGCCAGGCTCGCCTTGTCGAGGAGAGCCTTCGCCGATGATATGTCCACGCCGAGGCCCTCCGCCTCCGTGAAATCGGCCTGGAGCTGAGATACTTCCTTCTCAACGGATCGGAACTCCTCCACAAGCCTGTCGACTTCTTCGTCGCCCTTCCGAGCGTGTTTCAGGGCGTTCTCGAAATCGCCCTTCTTCAGCGATTCCCTTGAGGCGTTCAGTAGTTCCATCGCCTTGCCAAGGTCGGCGCCGATGTCTCTCGCTGTGACGAACTTGGATCTGGATTTGGAAATGGTCTCGAGGACGGTCTGGAACTGAGCATTCTCGATGCTCTCCAAGGCCTTCTTGATGAGCACCACGGATTCCTTGTAGTTGCCACCCTTTAGCGAGACCCTGGTCTCGGACAGGAGCGTCTTCGTCTTGCTAGTGTCCGCTTTGATGATTTCGGCCTTGGCTATGGCCTTTTCGATAGTGTCCATTCCGTTCTCGACGCTTCTGTGGAGGACCTTCTCCGCCTCCGCTCTCGCCTGCTTGGAGGAGTTCAGGCACCGCTCGAAGTCCTTGTTCTCGAGTTCCGCCCTTGCTCTTTCGACTATGCCATCCACCTTGGATGTGTCTTCCCCGATCTCCTTGGAGACGTCTATCATGGCCCGGGCTTCCTCAAGCATCCCGTTTATGTCCTGGCTGAGTTCCGAGCTGACCGATTCCATACACTCGTTCATGTAGTCCATGGCGGTCTGGTAATCCTGGTCTTCCACAGCGCTCCTTGCACGTGACAGGAGGTCCTCCGCTACAGAGGTGTCCTTCTCCTGCTTCTTGGCGGCAACGATCATCGACTGGGCGGTCGAGAACGAACTTGACAGGTGCTCGTGAAGTATCTTCTCCGATTTCTCCCAGCTCTTTTGGGCGAACTCTATGGACTTCTCGAGGTCATCCTGTGAAAGAGCCTCGCCAGCGCTCTTCGCCAGGCTGTCGGCAGATGATGTATCCGCCCCTATGTCCTTGGCCAGTTTCAGGAGGACGAGGCTCGAATCCACGATTGTCTTGACACGTTCCTGATACGCCTTCAATGCCTTCTGCTTCGATTCGGTGGCCTTCTCCAGGGCAAGCTTGTAGTCCTTGCCCCTTCTAGCATCATCGGCCTCAGAAAAAGTGGCTTCCGATTCGGCGATGTTGGCGTCTATCTTCTTGGCCTCTTCGATTCCCTTCTTGGCTTCCTCAAGCTCCTTCTCTGCGAGCTGTCGGAACTTGGTCGCCTCTTTCGCTCGTTCTTCCAGCTGCTTTGATAGCTGGATATGTTTGAGATAACTCATGCTTAGGCTCCGCAGTCAGTGTGCTATACGCTGTGCTCCATCAAGCTTCCAGTCGTTAGACTTAACTTATGACCCTGCCTCTATTTAAATTCAACGACACTCACCCATCCACATGATTTGACCACTCTATTTGGCTTACTGTATTCCTATCCTCTCTGCCATCACCTTCTTCACGATTTCTCTGTTGCTAGATGGTAATCCGAAGTATTCCGAGAACGCCCCACTGGTTACGAGCTCGTATGTGGGACCCCTCCTTCTTGTGATGATGAGCCCCAGGTCCCTGAGAGCCTTCACATGGTCGTAGACCTTGCCTCCCACGAGGATCTTCAGGTCGCTCTGCATGATCGGTTGATGATATGCTATCAACGAGGCCGTTTTGAGCACGTCGCGGCGCATATGCGATTCGGAGAACTCCAGCACCTCATCCGAGTACTCCTCCTTCACCTTCATGATGTAGCTCTGACCTATCCTGCTTATCTCTATGGCGCTCTCGCCTCTGCTGTATCTCCTTCTCAGGTCATCAAGGGACCTCTTAACCACGTCCTTGGCCAGGCCAGTTCTGTCCGAGATCTCGGCTATCCTGAGCGGGTGGGACGATGAGAAGAGAGCAGCCTCAACGACGCCTTTCGCCTTCAATTCATCACCGCCAGTTTATCCACTTCGAGGGTCTCTGCGATGTCCTCCTGGGTCAACAATTCCTCTCCAGCCAGGGTCTTCACGAATATCTCGCCGTGCGGCATTCTCCGCTGCCAGAGTTTCACTTTGTTCATCATGCAGAGGAAGAGCACCGATACGAACACCGTCACGCGGTCCCAGACGTCGTTGTCCCAGAGATTGTGAAGGGGGATCGCCTCGCCG comes from the Candidatus Thermoplasmatota archaeon genome and includes:
- a CDS encoding SMC-Scp complex subunit ScpB; this encodes MKAKGVVEAALFSSSHPLRIAEISDRTGLAKDVVKRSLDDLRRRYSRGESAIEISRIGQSYIMKVKEEYSDEVLEFSESHMRRDVLKTASLIAYHQPIMQSDLKILVGGKVYDHVKALRDLGLIITRRRGPTYELVTSGAFSEYFGLPSSNREIVKKVMAERIGIQ